The genomic region CGTCGACACAGATGAAACAGATGGGCTTACCGGCGGTGCTCTAGCTGGTGGGATAAAACCATATGTTGAACGAAGAAGCCGTATGTTCGAGACAAGCCTATCATGGTGAGAAAGCACTAGTGCTTCACACGGGTTATCGCTCAGgcctatttcaaattttgttctgagCAAACTGGAGTCTGCCCTTTTAGGTGAAAGCAATAATCTAGTAACAGCCCGGACTTTTGTGGCATCATACTGACTGAGCTGGAGATCAGAACCTTCTGAATCAAGGAATAGATCCACGATTTCATCAACATACTCCATCTTGCAACGTGTCGCTGAAAACACTAGTCTCTCAAATAATGAAGAAGTGACCAGGAAGGAAGCTTCAACTGGGGACAGATTCGTTAAACGTGTAAAGCCAAATGCACCAGATGGCAGAATAGATGTGGTTCGTGAAGTTGATTCTGGAACTGCCGAATTATGGATATTGCTTGGCAAAAAAATATTGAACAGCCTGTTGATATATCCATTCCGGAATCCACAACCATCGACGGGTATTTCTGTGTTACAGATGATCCCTTCATAAACTAACTTCGGAATCTGTGGAGATTGAGAAAGAAATATATTAGTAGTGTTTGACTGTCTGTGCTCAAGAAGAAATGTATTGTAAACCATATGATCAACAAAGAAACTGTTAACAGAGAGATCGTACCTCAAACACTATAGGATTCCTCTTGCCTGCATAATGTATATCTTGCAACTCCCCaaatgggggaggaagaagagaattTGGGATTTCCGCAAAATAAAAGTAATAGCTTCCCTCATTGCGCTCGAACAGCTCTGGATGATTGCAGACCTAAGAATTACGCAGAGAACAATATCAAGAAAACCCTATGAGTTAAAAAAACCTACACTATCATAATTTTCAGTAGGGACCtaaaaaataaactaaataaaattTAATTGTCGGAACTGTACCTTACGTAGCTGCATGACAATATTCATCAGGCTAAGCAGCTTCTTATCATTTAGATTGCCACGACTTCCATCAAGCAACTCATTAAGAGAGATCTTATTCTTTATGGCTTGATAGAAGATTTGCTGGCGAGAACTCAATCTGCAGGGCACAATTTCTTCTTTCTTTTCCGTCATTTCTGCTATGACATCAATCTTAACACGGCGGAGCATAAACGGCTTCAATATAGCATGCTGTGCAAATAGAGAACATGTCATAATCTTAAGAAATAGCAAGGCTGTACCAAACTTTACCCATTTGAGAACTTAAAAAGTCTTCTAAACAAGCCCAAGACATAGGCAATCACTTGAAATAATCATGAAACCATGGCATTCACTATATATGACTATCTTACCAGTCGACTAAGTTGATGTTCGTTCAAGGTCCCTCCATGTTCAGCATGGCCCTCAATCCTGGAAGGCCAAAAAACATAAGCAATAAAGTTAAGACCAAAAAAAAACATAACTTCTGTACGAAAACAGTACCCTTTTGAGAACCACTCATTAAACTGTTCGTGGCTGTCAAACAAAGTGGGCATGATGAAATGAAGAAGTGCCCATAGCTCAGCCATGTTGTTCTGAATTGGTGTCCCAGTAAGAAGCAAGCGATTTCTACAGTTAAAGCTCAGCAAAGTCTTCCAGCGCTGGCTGCAGTATAGAGCAAAAGGATGGTAATTATTTGTCAAGCAAGGGCCATGcaataaggaaaaaaacagaatAAACAAATGAAGATAGGCACAAGTTACAAGACACATGAAAAATCACCTGCTTGAACTTTTTATAGCCTGGGCCTCATCCAATACCATGTACTGCCACTTAACACGTCTCAAAAGCTTCTCTTCATTCACAAGTATCTGATAATTTGTGATGAGAATGTGGAAGCTAGCATCTCTATAAATGAGAGAAACAATGTCACATGATTGGTTTATGACCCTGTTATAAGAGAGACAATGAAGATAGCAATGCTTCGATAAGAATCTACCTCCGATAAAGACGCTTGGGATTGATGTTCTTGCGAAGAACCACCCTTTCTGGGCCCCAATATGGGAGTATCTTAAGATCAGGGCAGAATCTGATTACCTCTTCAGCCCAATTATTCACAACAGATGCAGGAGCAACCACCAGGAAGGGACCCCATATGTTTTTATCCTGCATGAGACACCCATGTCATATCAAATGCTTGCTATGCAATATTAAACTACAACATAATATGACATCTCCAGAAGGAATAAACAAAAGAGCAAGAGATAAATTAAGTTCAGATACAACTGAGATCAGGTTCAAAAGTAACACGGAACGAGATCTAAAAGCAGTTGGGCAACAAATAACTAAATGAAAATTTAAGAAAATATATTCATAAACCTCAGCCAAGTGGGATAAGAATGCCATAGCCTGCACAGTTTTGCCAAGACCCATCTCGTCAGCAAGAATGCCATTTAACCCCTGCAAGAAATCCAATGTGTGACGTTATAACCTAATAATGGCAGTCACCACAAGTGACCAAAATACAATAGCTCTGTAAGACTTTACCTGTTCATAGCAATTGACCAGCCACTGCAAGCCCTTTAACTGATATTCTTTTAATACACCTTTAAACAACTCAGGGGTCTGCACAGATGACTGCTCAGGCATTGTTGAGCTGAAAACAAGATACTCCCAGGCAATCAGCTTTAGAGAATACAATTTCTTTTGTTCTACAATGCTTGTTTGCAATGAAAAAAGACAATTCCAGATATAGCTTACGGGTGTAAGAGATCAATCTTGCTAGGCTCCATAGTAGCTGAATCGTCCGTTGGaatgccagactccgaagattgaCAAAGCCTCACAATTTCACTATCAAATGCATTTGTCATCCTTTTTTGTTGGGAAACGGCATGCTGAGCAGCTCTAAAAGCCTCTCTTTTTAATTCAGCTTCCTCGGGATCTTCCTCGTCATCAACCTCAGGAGCAGATCCCTCATCAGGCAGTGCTGATTCGCCAGCCTTATTCTGCATAAAGTGACTATAGAGCTCAGTTTGGGATAGCAGAAAGTTGAGCCTCTGCTGCTGTCTTTTTGCTTCGCGTAGTTCCTCTTCTCGCTTCAAAGCTTCAGCTGCATCTCTTTCCTCTCTTTTCCTCAACTCATACTGCGAAACAGGCACAAAGAATAAGTGACGTAATATTTTGTCTTGTTCTACAGCGCACAAGGGCAATAAACACCATGTGCTAAACTGAACTGAAGGCAATACAAGACAATACACAAAACATTAATAGATTTGGGATAACGGTACTCGTATAGTGAAATGGCTCAGGGGATGTAAGAAATGGATATAGTATAATCAACTCATATAGTTCAATACTGTGAAATAGATAAGCATTCCTAATAAAGACAGATTGTATACTTTTATAATTGCAACAAAGTTAAACAATTGTAAGCTTATGAGACAAATACCTGTTCCTTGTCTACCCGTTTCCAAAATATCAACATATCCCTAGCAAGCTTCCTTGTGCGTACTGGAGCACTTCTCATCAGTTTCAGTGACCTGCTGACCTTGAGCTTCACCTGGAAGTTAAACAAGAAATGAGTAAAGGCTTCGAAAGACAAATTGTTCAGCAAGAATGTAAACTAGAACACATTGAAATGGTGTCATGCTTTAAGGTGACACAATAGACAAATGCAATACCTCCCGTTGACAATTCTCAGAAAAGCGTTTAGCATCCATTTGCCGTTTCTTCAGCAAAGCAGTGAAATTTCTGTGATGCTTTGGAATGTTTCTAGCAATAATATGCCAGCGTTTCAAAAAACTTGCCAAATCTTCTTTCACATTTTCAGAATGTTCCTTTTTCACTATTTGCTTCTTTGGCAAGCTCCGCTCGATAATCTGCATATATGACATCACATTGTTGCTAAGTACACTAATACAACAGCATGAAATCAAGTATTTTAACAAATGAAACCAACCTCATATGTATCTCCTTTTTCCAAGACTTTAACATAATGAACCTGCAAACTACCAGATTCTGAAATAATAGATCTTCGTATTCTCCCAGCTGATCCCTCTGGAATTGCAAAGGGGTCCTCAGTTACTTGAAGTGCAAATTTCTGGATCTTTACCCTTTCCTTGAGTGATTCATGTTGAGGCTGAGGTTCGGCTAATCCACCACGACTAGTAGCCTCAAACTTAAGGTCAGTGCCAAGCATTGCTGACAGGGTGCGCAGATCTAGCGTGCCATTCAAGAAATGCTCCTCGACACGTATATCAGAAAAAACAGGCAGATTAAGGGAAGATGCCAACTTATCATAACCCTCTGGAATTAAGTAGCTCACATTATCCCCCATATCCAAATAGGAAGAATCAAGTGAAGCTACAATCTTATTGAAACCACCATATGCACTAATAGATCCCATCCCATTATACTCAGGTGAGGTTTCTAACACACCTAATGCTGCAACATCCTTGAAATCACTTCTGTATTTCATAACTCTTGTATTGCCATTTTTGTGTTTTATCATTTGGGGGGTGTCTGCCCGAGGAGGATCAGAACCAAAAACACCCTCCTTATCCTTTGACCTTCTGTACTTTTGAACATGTTCACTCAGCATTGTACGGTAGTGCTCCTCGGTTATTTGGTTACTGTGGTCATCTGCTTCCTCATCATCGCTCGCAACACCAAGATGCCTTTTTCGCTTTCGATGCAGCCCATGAGAAGCATCACTCACACCATTGTACTGATCCGACAAGGACCCTTGACCTTAAAGGAAAAGTTGGGTGAGCAGCAAGATCCACGCAGATGGATTTTAGACAtttgccagagagagagagagagagagagagagcaaagaaaTGTACTAATAAAGCTTACCTTGACTACTCACGCTCCCATTTGGGCTACTATTCCCATATCGATCAAGATCTTCCGGTAAAGGGACCTTAAAGTTTAGCAATGGCTACAATGTCCAGTAAAAAAACCAATAAGAATGATATAGATCAACAGAAGTCAACAAAACAAGAGCAGAAACAAGTTGTCTGCTTCACCAAGTCAAAAACAAAAGGCAGATTCCCCGTAAAAAAAGAGAGATGATGTCCACTATTTGTATTTTCCACACTAGATCGCTACCTAAGGCAATACATATTTCAGTTAACCTACATCCACACAGAAAAAAGCAGACAGCAATAATACCACTACGGAATCACCAAAATGATAAATTTGTAAGCTCTAAGGGTAGTATAGCAAGAAACTAAAACCAAGAGTCATGTGGAGATCCCAGCAACTAAAAAACTTTAAATGTAACGGAAACATAGCTGACGTATGCAATTGCATCAAAACGATATCCTCCTAATGTATGAAATACTAGACAATCTAGGCAAAGGCATTAGCAGCAGAGATGATACAAGATGACAAGTGGTAAACCGGAGCAGCAGTAACCAGGAAACGGTAGCACAAGGCATCAGCCAGTAAGCATGATTGCAACACCATCACCAAATAACCTGCATTAGGTTCCAACTAGCGAGCCTCTTAACCCTGAGCCGAAACCGGCAGCTCCCACCCAAACCACTGCCGAATTGCACCTGCAAAACGGACAAACAAGAAACAGGCCCACCACACCCCGAGAGAAATCCCCGAGTCCAGTGACAAAGTGCTCCACAGCCATCCCCAGCCCCGATCAGTGATCACGCCGCGTCCCTAGCACCACGCAGAGAGGCCTCCAGTCAAGCGAAGAAAGAGAACAAGAAAGGAGCAACTACCTCGAGGTTGAAGAGGTTGGAGTAGGAGAACCCGCTGCCGTTGGCGGCGCCGCGCGGGGAAGGGCGGCGCGGGTCCATATCGAAACCCTAGCTAGTGCCCACCCGCgcgcgcgcgtggagggacgctcCGGGGGTGGAGCGGGAACCGAGGCGAACGCGGGGAGCGGCGAGGACGGCGGTGGGGGCGGGCCGCGacggcggaggagccggcgagattagggttagggtttgtggACGGGAGGAGGGGGATGCCAGAGGGGACGCGGAGGTGGAGGGGGGAGGCGGATATGGTGGGGGAAGTAGTAGTAGGAGGCATGGCTTGGCCGAAGGGGAAGAGAGAGAAACAAAGGGTGGGCGAGGAGAAGGGAGGGTAGCAGGGAAAGCGAAACGGGACGGCAATAGTGCAAGGGGGTTTTCGGGGTTTCTCCAGTATAGAAGAACAAACGATAGGGCTGTTTGGGTTGTGACTATATTTgctatatattgtcatatgattttgGGAAATGTTCACGTACGGCAGACCGGCCGAACGATCGGCCGGTCGAGTATGAGTCGCACGATCCCTCTGGATCAAACGACATGTGACAGCCCACATGGCCACGTCGGTACCGCAGCCTCCTGGTCCACCACCGCTTCCCATCCCTCTCGATCCCTCTCGATAGTCTTATCCGTCTGCTCGTCCATTCATCCCAGTCCTTTCTCATCCCCTACCTCCAGCACCGCTCCCCATCCCCTACCTCTAGCAGGAGCGCCCAAATCAAGTCGCTGGAGAAATCACATCTGTTCCCCACCTTCAGATCGGGTTGAGACAGGGCTGTGCTCTTCCACTCATCCACTACTTTCTGATGCAAGGAGTACTTAGGGGCTGATGCAACCGGGGAAGCCATGGTCgtccatctccccccccccccccgggcgttcTGCAACCGGCGAGGTTGGAGGTTGGTGCTGCAAGCAGCAGCGAGAAAGGTAACACCCGCGCCGGAATTTGATGTAACCAGGATCCacattttgtgattttttttgctgcaaccagtCCAAAAATTTGCTACCATCGTTTTGCTTTTTGCTACCACAGTTGGCAGTCTGTCTTTCGATTTTTTTTGCTTAATCAGATCCATCTTTTTGCTGGAACTACTCAAAAAAATTGTTACCATGGTCTTTGACTTTTGCTACCGCCGTCTTAGTTTTTGCTCCcaccttgtttttgaatttttgctGGATCCATCTTATTTTGCTGGAACCTCTCCAAGTTTTGCTACAATGGTGTTTGAATTTAGCTACAACCATCTTTGTTTTTTGCTACAACCCCATTTATGATATTTTTTGCTGGATCAATCTTTTTTGCTGGAATCACtcaaagaaagagagagaaagaaggaTACCAAAAAAATGCTACAACCAGCGTCCTACAGAGCTTCAATCGAAGGCGACGGAATTTGGGGACCGGACACCACGCAACCGCGAAAGCTGGAACCGTCGATAGAAAAAGCTTCAACCGttttgtgaaaaagcttcagccatAGAAAAGCTTCAGTGAGCGTGAGAAAAAAGTTGTAGCTGACGGCATGGTGGTGCGGCGAGGACAGCGACCGGCGGCGAGCTGCTGATGCTTCAAGGCAGGCCTCGGTGCGTCCAAGGCGGGTGTCCAGGACGAACAGCTGGATGCAATTTTTGTTGAGAAAAAAAAGATAAAGAAGACTAATCTGACGGTGGACAAAAAGACAAACTAACGCCTCAGATGCGACCGGCCGAACCGttgcgccggtgcgccggcgcctatcagTCGCCTATGATTTTTGTCAGACTTATCATACTTGTTTTAGTTGAGTTGTTTAAATTGTCAGCCATACTTTGACTTGCCTAAGGGATCTTGCCATATTTTTGTGTCTATAACATGTGGGGTTCATTGCTCATAAAAATATTCttgccttagagcatctccaaccgcgaTGCCAAAAGACGCGCCCGCGCGGTAAACTAGCTTTTTAGCATGCGGGGATGTTTtcgcgctccagcggtggcggaAAACTAGTGCACGGGAAAAGGCGGCAGCTCGCGCGCTAGATTTGACGCACCGCGCCCGACACGCCTATAAAATTGCAGCGCCCTCTGCCGCTCTCTCATCGCTCCCTCTATCGTTTTTTCTCCTCGCCGACGACAcgacaccaccgcgccaccatggcGCCTCGCTGCCGGGGAGCTTCGGACTACTGCGACGTCCGCGTGCGTCCGTCCGGCACCTACTCCGCCGAGATTCGGTCGGGCGACGGCATGCGCCTCCGCCTTGAAACCTTCGACACCGCCCAGGAgggcgcccgcgcgtacgacgaTGCGGCATGGTGCCTTCGGCGGTCCCGTCAGGACATGAACTTCGCCGACGTGGCGatgcgggagcgggcacaggagttgGCGCCTTTCCCGCGGCTTCTCACCAACGAGAATCGTCGCAAGAACTGGAGGCGGAGCGCCATCTCAGcctggccgagatggacgaggCAGCCATGGCGTTGTGGAGCCATCGCTTCCCGCAAGACATCATCAACGAGGAATAGTTCTCGCCGAGAGGAGGGCGAAGAGGGCAGAGAGGAGgaaggagcgagccgcctatcacgaGGACAAAGCGAACGCGGAAGGCGGTCGCTAAATACAGCACCACGCTAGGAGATGCGTCCTCCTAGGACTCCGACGACGAGCGGTTCCTTGACGCGTACGCtcacgtcggaggaggacatcaccgaggcaaAGTCGGAGAATAACGAGTAGTAGTATTTTTTCGTTTTATTTTGTATCGTAGAAGCAGGCTATGTGACAAACTATGAACTATCTATCGTAGAAGAAGACTATGAACTATCAACTATCTCCATATTTGTACTATCGGAACCAAATATTTATTGAATCGTCACATAGTAAAGAAAAAACAGATAAAATATAGCGCGCCTGTTAGAGCGGTTCGGGCGCGCTTTATTTTGCGGCGGCCGCTAGAGCCAGTGCACCGCCGCGCGCAAAAGCTGGCTCACCCGGCGCTGTATTCTGACTTTTAGCGCATCGGGCattgcgcggctgttggagatgctcttagatgtgtctagaaccaaacacctactccctccttccatctatatagggcctaatacgtttttcgaggctaactttgaccaaatactagagcaataatatatgacatgcaacttacacaaagcacaccgttaaattcgtgtgtgaaaggagctttcaatgatataattttcacattgtgcatgtcatgtactattaatcttatcaatagtcaaaggcggtcttaaaaaatgcattaggccttatatagatggaaggagggagtacctgacTTGGTCAAACTTGTCTAAGGTGAGATGTAGCAAAGTGTGGCTAGGTGTGGCTGGAAACTAAACAGCCCAATAATGCACGGCTACCGGCGCTTGGATTTGGCGACGGTTTTTCCATTTTCCTTTCCTCGGACGAATATCTCGTAGAGTAAAGCATCTCTAATAGATGATGTACATATAAAAATAATTAAGTGAAGGTTCAAAAATCATCTCTaacagatgatgtagatgcaaaaaaaTTACATCTCCATCTCTAGAAGATGTAAGATATACAACACCTAGAGATGCACCTCCCCTTTCAGAAGATGTAAAACGGCCGGTAGCGCCCCAACCACCCAACCGCTTCATTTTCATTTCGCTCATCGCCCGCCGCCTGGGCCATGCCCAACTCCAACGACCCGGCCGCCTCCTCTGCCATAGCCGCTGgagatgcatctagagtattaagttcataataaacggagtaacgccttaaatgagatgacatgatgtagacaaagtagaCTCAACCAAAATGAATAAACCTCGTTGTTTTCcccttaatgacaacaatacaaatgTGTGTCTTGTCCCCTTTTGTCATTGGGATATagatcaccacaagattgaacccattacagaGGATGtctctcattgcaagataaatcaatttactccctccttccatttatatagggcttaatgcgtttttcaagaccgtctttgactattgataagattaatggtacatgagatgtataatgtgaaaattatatcattggaagctcctttcacatacaaatttgacggtatgctttgtgtaagttgcatgtcatatattat from Triticum aestivum cultivar Chinese Spring chromosome 4A, IWGSC CS RefSeq v2.1, whole genome shotgun sequence harbors:
- the LOC123086007 gene encoding chromatin-remodeling ATPase INO80 isoform X3, encoding MQPLLNFKVPLPEDLDRYGNSSPNGSVSSQGQGSLSDQYNGVSDASHGLHRKRKRHLGVASDDEEADDHSNQITEEHYRTMLSEHVQKYRRSKDKEGVFGSDPPRADTPQMIKHKNGNTRVMKYRSDFKDVAALGVLETSPEYNGMGSISAYGGFNKIVASLDSSYLDMGDNVSYLIPEGYDKLASSLNLPVFSDIRVEEHFLNGTLDLRTLSAMLGTDLKFEATSRGGLAEPQPQHESLKERVKIQKFALQVTEDPFAIPEGSAGRIRRSIISESGSLQVHYVKVLEKGDTYEIIERSLPKKQIVKKEHSENVKEDLASFLKRWHIIARNIPKHHRNFTALLKKRQMDAKRFSENCQREVKLKVSRSLKLMRSAPVRTRKLARDMLIFWKRVDKEQYELRKREERDAAEALKREEELREAKRQQQRLNFLLSQTELYSHFMQNKAGESALPDEGSAPEVDDEEDPEEAELKREAFRAAQHAVSQQKRMTNAFDSEIVRLCQSSESGIPTDDSATMEPSKIDLLHPSTMPEQSSVQTPELFKGVLKEYQLKGLQWLVNCYEQGLNGILADEMGLGKTVQAMAFLSHLAEDKNIWGPFLVVAPASVVNNWAEEVIRFCPDLKILPYWGPERVVLRKNINPKRLYRRDASFHILITNYQILVNEEKLLRRVKWQYMVLDEAQAIKSSSSQRWKTLLSFNCRNRLLLTGTPIQNNMAELWALLHFIMPTLFDSHEQFNEWFSKGIEGHAEHGGTLNEHQLSRLHAILKPFMLRRVKIDVIAEMTEKKEEIVPCRLSSRQQIFYQAIKNKISLNELLDGSRGNLNDKKLLSLMNIVMQLRKVCNHPELFERNEGSYYFYFAEIPNSLLPPPFGELQDIHYAGKRNPIVFEIPKLVYEGIICNTEIPVDGCGFRNGYINRLFNIFLPSNIHNSAVPESTSRTTSILPSGAFGFTRLTNLSPVEASFLVTSSLFERLVFSATRCKMEYVDEIVDLFLDSEGSDLQLSQYDATKVRAVTRLLLSPKRADSSLLRTKFEIGLSDNPCEALVLSHHDRLVSNIRLLRSTYGFIPPARAPPINVCCSDRNFAYKLTDEMHDPWIKKLFLGFARISEFNGPRILNGHNTFIQEVCTDLPIPEPMLQLPYRIFGSSPPMSNFDPAKMLTDSGKLHTLDKLLRQLRAENHRVLLFAQMTKMLDILEDYMNFRKFKYFRLDGSSAISDRRDMVRNFQNRNDIFVFLLSTRAGGLGINLTAADTVIFYEIDWNPTQDQQAMDRTHRLGQTKEVTVYRLICKDTIEEKILQRAKQKNAVQELVMKGKQVQDDHLMRQEDVVSLLLDDTQIAHKLKEISMQAKDRLKKRRAKAIKVDKEGDLKLEDLDDPTEEPVEQDNTTSKKKKSSHKKPPKSQDNDGADGDVPESGPVKNEEHIASLRPKRSKRLVRSTGEDKEPVAACDVEKPADAAENNDNNDAEELQDQTPSA
- the LOC123086007 gene encoding chromatin-remodeling ATPase INO80 isoform X5, with translation MDPRRPSPRGAANGSGFSYSNLFNLEPLLNFKVPLPEDLDRYGNSSPNGSVSSQGQGSLSDQYNGVSDASHGLHRKRKRHLGVASDDEEADDHSNQITEEHYRTMLSEHVQKYRRSKDKEGVFGSDPPRADTPQMIKHKNGNTRVMKYRSDFKDVAALGVLETSPEYNGMGSISAYGGFNKIVASLDSSYLDMGDNVSYLIPEGYDKLASSLNLPVFSDIRVEEHFLNGTLDLRTLSAMLGTDLKFEATSRGGLAEPQPQHESLKERVKIQKFALQVTEDPFAIPEGSAGRIRRSIISESGSLQVHYVKVLEKGDTYEIIERSLPKKQIVKKEHSENVKEDLASFLKRWHIIARNIPKHHRNFTALLKKRQMDAKRFSENCQREVKLKVSRSLKLMRSAPVRTRKLARDMLIFWKRVDKEQYELRKREERDAAEALKREEELREAKRQQQRLNFLLSQTELYSHFMQNKAGESALPDEGSAPEVDDEEDPEEAELKREAFRAAQHAVSQQKRMTNAFDSEIVRLCQSSESGIPTDDSATMEPSKIDLLHPSTMPEQSSVQTPELFKGVLKEYQLKGLQWLVNCYEQGLNGILADEMGLGKTVQAMAFLSHLAEDKNIWGPFLVVAPASVVNNWAEEVIRFCPDLKILPYWGPERVVLRKNINPKRLYRRDASFHILITNYQILVNEEKLLRRVKWQYMVLDEAQAIKSSSSQRWKTLLSFNCRNRLLLTGTPIQNNMAELWALLHFIMPTLFDSHEQFNEWFSKGIEGHAEHGGTLNEHQLSRLHAILKPFMLRRVKIDVIAEMTEKKEEIVPCRLSSRQQIFYQAIKNKISLNELLDGSRGNLNDKKLLSLMNIVMQLRKVCNHPELFERNEGSYYFYFAEIPNSLLPPPFGELQDIHYAGKRNPIVFEIPKLVYEGIICNTEIPVDGCGFRNGYINRLFNIFLPSNIHNSAVPESTSRTTSILPSGAFGFTRLTNLSPVEASFLVTSSLFERLVFSATRCKMEYVDEIVDLFLDSEGSDLQLSQYDATKVRAVTRLLLSPKRADSSLLRTKFEIGLSDNPCEALVLSHHDRLVSNIRLLRSTYGFIPPARAPPINVCCSDRNFAYKLTDEMHDPWIKKLFLGFARISEFNGPRILNGHNTFIQEVCTDLPIPEPMLQLPYRIFGSSPPMSNFDPAKMLTDSGKLHTLDKLLRQLRAENHRVLLFAQMTKMLDILEDYMNFRKFKYFRLDGSSAISDRRDMVRNFQNRNDIFVFLLSTRAGGLGINLTAADTVIFYEIDWNPTQDQQAMDRTHRLGQTKEVTVYRLICKDTIEEKILQRAKQKNAVQELVMKGKQVQDDHLMRQEDVVSLLLDDTQIAHKLKEISMQAKDRLKKRRAKAIKVDKEGDLKLEDLDDPTEEPVEQDNTTSKKEFISPCAYTNTKSLRHYLGPVRQHPSSQLQ
- the LOC123086007 gene encoding chromatin-remodeling ATPase INO80 isoform X1 gives rise to the protein MDPRRPSPRGAANGSGFSYSNLFNLEPLLNFKVPLPEDLDRYGNSSPNGSVSSQGQGSLSDQYNGVSDASHGLHRKRKRHLGVASDDEEADDHSNQITEEHYRTMLSEHVQKYRRSKDKEGVFGSDPPRADTPQMIKHKNGNTRVMKYRSDFKDVAALGVLETSPEYNGMGSISAYGGFNKIVASLDSSYLDMGDNVSYLIPEGYDKLASSLNLPVFSDIRVEEHFLNGTLDLRTLSAMLGTDLKFEATSRGGLAEPQPQHESLKERVKIQKFALQVTEDPFAIPEGSAGRIRRSIISESGSLQVHYVKVLEKGDTYEIIERSLPKKQIVKKEHSENVKEDLASFLKRWHIIARNIPKHHRNFTALLKKRQMDAKRFSENCQREVKLKVSRSLKLMRSAPVRTRKLARDMLIFWKRVDKEQYELRKREERDAAEALKREEELREAKRQQQRLNFLLSQTELYSHFMQNKAGESALPDEGSAPEVDDEEDPEEAELKREAFRAAQHAVSQQKRMTNAFDSEIVRLCQSSESGIPTDDSATMEPSKIDLLHPSTMPEQSSVQTPELFKGVLKEYQLKGLQWLVNCYEQGLNGILADEMGLGKTVQAMAFLSHLAEDKNIWGPFLVVAPASVVNNWAEEVIRFCPDLKILPYWGPERVVLRKNINPKRLYRRDASFHILITNYQILVNEEKLLRRVKWQYMVLDEAQAIKSSSSQRWKTLLSFNCRNRLLLTGTPIQNNMAELWALLHFIMPTLFDSHEQFNEWFSKGIEGHAEHGGTLNEHQLSRLHAILKPFMLRRVKIDVIAEMTEKKEEIVPCRLSSRQQIFYQAIKNKISLNELLDGSRGNLNDKKLLSLMNIVMQLRKVCNHPELFERNEGSYYFYFAEIPNSLLPPPFGELQDIHYAGKRNPIVFEIPKLVYEGIICNTEIPVDGCGFRNGYINRLFNIFLPSNIHNSAVPESTSRTTSILPSGAFGFTRLTNLSPVEASFLVTSSLFERLVFSATRCKMEYVDEIVDLFLDSEGSDLQLSQYDATKVRAVTRLLLSPKRADSSLLRTKFEIGLSDNPCEALVLSHHDRLVSNIRLLRSTYGFIPPARAPPINVCCSDRNFAYKLTDEMHDPWIKKLFLGFARISEFNGPRILNGHNTFIQEVCTDLPIPEPMLQLPYRIFGSSPPMSNFDPAKMLTDSGKLHTLDKLLRQLRAENHRVLLFAQMTKMLDILEDYMNFRKFKYFRLDGSSAISDRRDMVRNFQNRNDIFVFLLSTRAGGLGINLTAADTVIFYEIDWNPTQDQQAMDRTHRLGQTKEVTVYRLICKDTIEEKILQRAKQKNAVQELVMKGKQVQDDHLMRQEDVVSLLLDDTQIAHKLKEISMQAKDRLKKRRAKAIKVDKEGDLKLEDLDDPTEEPVEQDNTTSKKKKSSHKKPPKSQDNDGADGDVPESGPVKNEEHIASLRPKRSKRLVRSTGEDKEPVAACDVEKPADAAENNDNNDAEELQDQTPSA